Within Triticum dicoccoides isolate Atlit2015 ecotype Zavitan chromosome 1B, WEW_v2.0, whole genome shotgun sequence, the genomic segment TAATTTCATAAAAAAAGGGGTGATACAATGATGCTATTGAGTTAAGAGTTACTCACTGGCTAGGTTGATTTTGGCCAAGCTGTGATGACAGTGTCTGCTGGAATGAGAGTAATTGCTGCGCAGAACAAATacaaattatcataaaataaaatacgaGAACAGTTGTTAACTTGCATCGCAACAGAGTTTACCTGCAAAGCCTCTGGGGATGCCATCTGGCGAAGAAATTCTGGGTTTTGGAACATATCCCTCAACTGAGTGTTTGACTCCATCAGGCTACGTGCATTTGGGTTCATGCTAAGCAACTGTGGGACAAGCAAATGTTACAGAATGATCCAAGGTCATCTCCAaaaatcataaaagaactagttTTGAAAAATATTGGACCTGGTTCATTGACTGTGGGTCAGACATAATGTTCTGCATCATCTGCATCATAGCAGGGTTTTGCAGCATCTGACTCAAAAGAGCAGCATCAGGTGGACCACCAAGCATACTCCCCAAATCTGCTGAACCCAACCCTCCTAGACCACCTGCAGCACCAGTTCTTGCATTCCCACCAAGACCACCGAGCAGGCTGCTCAAATCTGCTGAACCCAGCCCTCCTGGGCCTCCAGTTGCACCAGCCCTGGTACTAGCAGCAGGACCTGACCGTGGTGTTCCTTGCGCACCCCCAGCTGGGAAAATAAAATAGTATCACAGGCAATTATCAGCAGCGGTGAGAATAAAAATACTACCACATGTAATTATCAACATTCAagaacaaaacaaacaaaaaactctAAATAACTAGAACCTACCATTGTTGCTCCAGGGGTTTGGAAGTGGATTAGTATTTGGAACAGGGGTTCCTGTTGTGGACTCTGGGCCGGTAGTTGGAGCATTTGTAGCAGCATTGCCGGCTTGGTTAGGCCCCTGATTTCCAAGAAGAGCTGCAAACGGGTTAGAGGCCGGGGTGCCTTCCCCACCCCCTCCCATTGTTGTTGCATTAAGAAAAGGCTCCTGTACAGTTTCATACATACGCCGGAGCATATTAAACCCTTCAGGGGAAGCTTCGATGTTGCTCATTGCTCTGTCTGTGTTCCGCATCATCTCCCTCATAATTTCAGGGTTTCTTGCAGCTTCAAGGGTCTGGCGGAGAACACTAGGATCATTGAGGACATGGGCAAGATCTGGATTCCGATCAATAATACCACGCATTTGTGGATTATTCATAATCATATTGCGTATTAGATCAGGGTTATTCATGAGGCTCTGCATCATTGGCATGTTCATTATCTCCCTCATAAGGTTGGGATTCTGGCTCAACTGTTGCTGCATTTGATCTAATTCCGGAAGTCCAGCCCCAAATAAACCTGCTGGCCTGCCACTAGCAGCTCCAGTAGCACCAAGGCCTGGAAATAAGCCTCCAAGACCACCTGCAGGGCCACTGGTAGGAGTGGTTGAAGCTTGGGGGCTTGCTGCAGCAGGTGCTCCTGATGCTGCTGGTTGGGCAACGCCTCGCACCAAGTGAATGGTGTGATCTGTCTCAACACCTGGAAAATACAAGTAGCATAGAAAAATGCTTAATAACACGAAGATCTAAATGACAGGTCAACATTACCATAGAAAGAAAGAATGCAATTGCATCCTTGCATGTGCCAAAACCATATACAGGAGTTTGTAATACAGTAAGATAGTGCAAATTGctagtatagcacaaatcaatcgtTCATCTCATCGTAAAATAATTTGCTAATAACCAACCAAATAATTACATTTTGGAACAGAAGCCAACTGTTACAGACTCATACAAGAATTACCAGTTTTCTcccaaaataaatttaaaaaattcCAAAGATGGAATTTAATGTTTTTTCATGAAAAGTATTAGTGATGCAACAAATTCATTGGAAAGCATTTGCTCCATGCAAGGGCATGTAGCATCTGCCAGTCTTTTGCAGACTGTTCCCTGCATTTTCCCAACACGAAGTGTAGCATTAGTGCCATGTGTGTGTGTGATTCTGTAATATAATAGTCAAAAAATACGGAAACATGCCATCACTCCAGTGACTGTGGTTGTAATGACACTATTTTGTACACCCGCAAAAAAAAGATACTATTTTGTAAAATAAGAAGTCGACCATTTAGGAACAAGAAACATTATGCATTTTCATTAGGATTCAACTATAAACTCCACGGAAGGCTTTCTCAGTTTACGAGAATATACAGTGACTTACTAAAAATACATCAACAAATTTCACATACTTCCCCAGAGTAACATAAATTTTACACACTGAACAATCAATTGACACAAATTTACTACACTCTACAAACTACATTCAACAATCAAACGCCATGCCAAAATTCACACAAAAAAATACTGGAACTTCCTAATGATGATCCTTAAGCTAACATACTAATTCCCCACtccacctcaagcaaatccagtaaATCTCTTCAGATTTCACCTGTAGCTATGTAATGATACATGCACAAGTAACGGAAGCTAAACTCCGTAACGCTTGGAATTAAATTCGTGCCGCGACAAGAGAAGCTTACTTCAGCTTCACCATCTTCTATGCTATAAAAAACATCTATGCTGACGGTATCCGTTATCACTAACACACCCCACTGCCTACCCGCATCAACCAATCACCGTGTAGTATCGGCAAGCGCAGCGCATAAGCATACTGTTGCATCTGATCCACGCCAGCACGCTCCCAACCAACAAACGGGCATTGCAAATTTGCAATTCACGCAAGGGGCCGGCCAATTCGATACCACCGAAGCCAAACCGCGACCTTATTCCCCGGATATCCGTGTGGTGTGCACGCACCGTAGCTTTCTAGGGTTTGCTCGTCCTTGAGGATCCGGCCCTTGTAGATCAGGCGCTGCTGCGGCGCCGGCACGTCGCAGCTCCCGGCCACGACCTCCTTGAACGCCCCGACCGTCTCGCCCAGGTCGGCCTGCAGGGTGAACTTGGCGCCGTTGGCGCACCGGATGTTGAGCGTCGCCCGCGCCCCCGAGGGCGGGGACTCGCTCCCGGCCCCCTCGCCGTCGCCTGCTCCGCCCATGCCCTCGGCCGAGGCTCGATCCGGTCGGGTCAGGGGGGGTGCGCTGCGATTGGGTTCTGCCGTGTGCGCGTGAGCTTTGCGAGTTTTTTTTTTTCCCCTCTTCCCTTCCCTTGCTCGGAGAGAGAAgaaagagaggagaaaaagaagCAAATCGGCCGTGGACGAGAGGGATTTAACGGCGGAGGGCGCCGCGAGGTAGGGGTGGCGGACGGCGTGGATTCGTTGCGTGCGGTGCGGGCGCTCTGTGAGGTGTGATACCGGGTGAGGGTCCTCGTGGACCGCCACCACAAGAGTCGGTGACCGGAAGGTTCTAGCGTTCGAGTCAGGGGAGGGTGCCTTCTCTATTCCCACCGGGACCGAACGAGTCCGTGGAGTTTTCAGGCGGATTGTGCGAATCTCAACGATTCCACGTAGTGTACAGTCTGGCTCTCGGTTTGATTGTCTAGTCTAGGGGAATTATCTTTGCTCCCGGAGGTGATATTACAAGGCCAAAATCACTGTGTTTTGGCTCCTGACAGCATCGCACTCATTCATGCTCATTCCCATCAGAATCCTCACCGATCCGCCCTGAACCGTTTCGCCTCACGTTCCCTTCTCATCCCTTGGAAAGGTGATCTGGGAGGCGACCATTCTGCCCCCATCTTCGTTGGCGTGGCCGTGGGGCCTCTACCCTCCGTTAATCGCTCTAGCGACGGGAGGCGATGGGGACCCGGCGCTGCTGCTCCGACGAGTAGTTCGGCTGGGCTTTGTTCTTCACAGAGGCGCTGTATCGGTGGCGCGTCAGGATAATTTGGCAATGTTTCTTCCCCACCCCAACAACGTTTCAATCGAAGATGCTGGGAAGCAGGTGGCCCCTTTTGTCTCGTTAGTCATCAGATCTGGCGGTTTTAGGTTGTGTTGGTGTTCAGCGTCACCACCGGTGGCGGCAGCTGCGGCCATGGCAGAGTGTGCAGAGCTTCTGAAGCGGGATGTGTAAAGGGCGGGGTGTTAATCCGTCTTTCTTCTTTTGTTCTATACTCTTCTCCTCATTTTTTTCATCGAATGAGTTGATAGTTTTATCAATTTCTTCTTTCATACAAGTCTACAAGATACTAGTCTTTTATAGGACAGCAGACATTCTCTTAAGAAATTCTTTAATATAAGGTTTTTTATGatagtgcccctggttccttagttgtGCTTAGTTGTCCCCACGCTctaaacttttgctcacttttccccaccctCTTATCTGAAACTCTCACAAATGGTCAAACTGGAAGTTTGTCGTCGGGTCAATGGCTATACCGTTAACTGCTGACGAGTGGGGACGCTTAGGGTCGGGTCCTCCTTTGACAGTTACGTGCTGACGAGTGGGGACGCAAGGAGACACGTCGGAGCAGCTTTTCTAAAACAAATCGAGCCACTCCCGCACCGCACCGCcctgcctcctcctccgtcgccGTCGTCGTGCCCGCCACCCTCTAACCCTATTTCGTTCGTCGGCGACGCCACGCCTCTGCCACATCAACACCCCTCCCAATCTGGGATTAAGAAGCGATGTCAGGGGAGGACGCCCTATGGCCCATCGACCATGGAGATGATTGGGCCGAATAGAAGGCGGATAATTCATGGATTCCATCTGGGTAAGCGTCGTTTCCCCTCAAATTGATGAGAAAAATCGTAAATTGGGCAGTATTTGGCCATTATTCGCTTGAATCATACCAATTTGGGTTGCTGAATTTTTCATCCTTTATGTCGATCGAATATGATTGATCACGCGCATGCTTTTCGGCCGGCGGATAGAAAGGAAACTAGCGTCCTACATGGTACTAAATTGTGTATGATCTCTGGATTTTTCTACACGAAGGTGGTAGAAAACCATCATTTCGTTCAAAGATTTTTGCGATGCACTTGGTTCCGTGTATGACTGGAGCTCTACTGATGTTGTTGAACTGAAATATTTCAACGTTAGTGAGCAAAGATTTCTCCCATTAACTTGCAATAAGCATCTGGAATTGCTATTTAGTTTGAATGCTGACAGACGTTTCGGTAAAATCCGTATTgaggtgtgtcggtgtcaaaaccggcggatctcgggtagggggtcccgaactgtgcgtctaggcggatggtaacaggagacgaggcacgatgtttttacccaagttcgggccctctcgatggaggtaaaaccctactccagcttgattgatattgatgatatgggtagtacaagagtggatctaccacgagatcaaggaggctaaaccctagaagctagcctatggtatgattgttgttctgtcctgtggactaaaaccctccagtttatatagacaccggagagggctagggttacatagagtcggttacaatggtaggagatctacatatccgtatcgccaagcttgccttccacgccaaggaaagtctcatccggacacgggacgaagtcttcaatcttgtatcttcatagtcttggagtccgagcgatgatgatagttcggctatccggacaccccctagtccgggactccctcagtagcccctgaaccaggcttcaatgacgacgagtccggcgcgcatattttcttcggcattgcaaggcgggttcctcctccgaataatttatagaagattgtgaacaccaggatagtgtccggctctgcaaaataaattccacataccaccatagaaagaataatatttacacaagttcaatctgctgacgtattttgtggcgtgacgtcacaccacagccaagcctttacttgaattgtttttattataccacctcagcgcgtttagcgaagcggtttccttggcacgtcttgtcgaagcagagatcgtgttcccctcattccgggattctcatcaatatggacgtgggtaacccaaccgcaccattgattgcggcgcttgggagataagtgagttttaccaggccggtggggacgcatagtttcgtccgcccatatataaggggataaggatccacctttttacctacgccttcttcctcctttgcttatccatctccgcgcactcgagctccagcgcccaagtccgcacatcttacctcgaccttctccagccatgtccggagcgggaggcaagtggatggcctcctccgttacggaggggcacatcaagaagctgcgcagcgctggatatctgtccagcgacatcgcgcagcggctccctgacgaggggcagctcatccccacccccgggccccatgagagggtggtattccttccccatttcctccgcggactgggcttcccactccacccctttgtccaggggctcatgttctactacggcctggatttccatgatctggccccgaatttcatcctcaatatctcggcgtttatcgtcgtgtgcgaggccttcctctgcatccagccccacttcggcttgtggctcaagaccttcaacgtcaagccgaagattgtgaagggcagccaagcggagtccggaggcgccatggtgggcaagatgcccaacgtcacttggctcgagggcgccttcgtggaaaccatcaaagggtggcaatcggggtggttctacatcaccgagcagcgtgaccctaaatgggcagcggcccccgaattcagatctggcatccccatgcggctcacctcctggaaagagaaggggctgctatggggtagttcggaagagctgaccggactccattcCTGTCTcccaaccctggtgaacaagaagctcaagcttgtcaacgtgatctaggtcatgctcgtccgccggattctcccctgccaacaacaggacttcaatttgtgggagtttgatccggcacagcaccggaccttgagcgggctctttgacactacgtacgaagatgcctggagggtgctgttcaagggcgccgaagctcccgcatccgctaccgaagatcgcggattcagctcgcagcgttcggctggcgaggtaagccatgttatccttttatgggacacttgcttttcatgttttgactttatgcgggatctaaactcccaatacctttgacaggcttggcaggcgacGTCCGGACAGGAAAGctatccggctccccttccagaagacccagcggatgcccgtttgacagggctgctggtcccggcactttacgtagtgccggagaagaaggccacgagaaccCGAAGGAGGTCCCGacgtcaggtggtatcggactcatcgtccgatgactccgaggcggactcctcccacgaggatgaggaggagaagaaagaggcctctcccccagcggggggagggaagaagaggaaggcctccccaacgagggaggccgaagggtccaagaagggaaggacccttcccccggactgttccaccaacgtCGGCGATGACGacaaggagtggccctcaagggccaagcccctcgcGAGATTGTAAGtacccggactcccgaataacttcataatttttcttttcgccacacggCGTCTttgtaatgccgcatacaaccctacagtccgcccaaggacgatcttcccgcttcgtcgagcgggtccttgggtacgtcggatgtggatagtacttcacttctgaccgcctccaccccccgtgacgccgacgacgccgaggtgggatcctagaGAGGGACCCACCCAGAGGAGGAGGCCCcagaggtgccacagggcaacctcccggacttcgtaccggactccgcaccggaacctgcagtggttctggagtccggcgggcggccccttcgtaagaagggcaagactgtgacgccagcggcctctgtccaaccggaggcgccggataacttgctggaggcgctcaacggcgcttccatcaaagaggaacaccgcactgtcatgagtgcagtgattcagaaggttcagctcaccaaaagcgggctgaccgaggcctgcagcagccttctaacaggctttgaggtaagaattttaatatatgtaaaatagtaccgcatagacagtagcccctgatgctcggttcggtgttcggaaagaaaagccggactgaggatctaaaaagatatacgcaggagtcttaaaaaatatgtcaatatgggattgcaggctgcgctgctgacctctgccgcactgactgcggaggtcaatgctttgaagcaaagcctcgagcggtctgagaacgagctcggctgtgccaagaagcagctcgaggacaaggaaggtgagtaacgccttattaaagttgtaccttacaaaaaaggatttggttgcaagaggaatggcaaggataacgtgggtacttcaggggccacgaacgaggtggcgaccctgaagaaggcggtgTCCGTGgctgaacgtaatgcggccgcggagcgtgctgggcgagagaagcaggaggcgcgagtggtggaggtacagcaagagctccaggctctcgtggaaaaacacgagagt encodes:
- the LOC119338235 gene encoding ubiquitin domain-containing protein DSK2b-like gives rise to the protein MGGAGDGEGAGSESPPSGARATLNIRCANGAKFTLQADLGETVGAFKEVVAGSCDVPAPQQRLIYKGRILKDEQTLESYGVETDHTIHLVRGVAQPAASGAPAAASPQASTTPTSGPAGGLGGLFPGLGATGAASGRPAGLFGAGLPELDQMQQQLSQNPNLMREIMNMPMMQSLMNNPDLIRNMIMNNPQMRGIIDRNPDLAHVLNDPSVLRQTLEAARNPEIMREMMRNTDRAMSNIEASPEGFNMLRRMYETVQEPFLNATTMGGGGEGTPASNPFAALLGNQGPNQAGNAATNAPTTGPESTTGTPVPNTNPLPNPWSNNAGGAQGTPRSGPAASTRAGATGGPGGLGSADLSSLLGGLGGNARTGAAGGLGGLGSADLGSMLGGPPDAALLSQMLQNPAMMQMMQNIMSDPQSMNQLLSMNPNARSLMESNTQLRDMFQNPEFLRQMASPEALQQLLSFQQTLSSQLGQNQPSQAGNLGGNGTGTRGNVGLDTLMGMLSGLGAGGGLGVPNASNVPPEELYATQLGQLQEMGFFDTAENIRALMATSGNVHAAVERLLGNFGQ